CTATCCCTGGCTCTGCGCCTTCAACATCCGCTGGTACGAGGGGCCAAGCGAGCGGGCCATCGCCTTCCACGACGGCACGCGGAGCGGCCTGTTGACCAAGGCCGGCATGGCGAACTTCGAGGGCGACCACGGCGCCCTCTATCCCGGATTTCCCGCCGCGTCCTGAAGCCCGCGGCCGGGCGTGCGGAGTCAGGTCTCCCGCTCGTCCTTGGGCTTGTCGTCGTCGTCCGCCCGGACGGGGGCCTTGTTCTCGGCGGTCGTCTTATAGGCCGCCATGGCGCCCAGGACGACGCCAGCGAGGGTCCAGGCCATGACCTGTCCCAGTCCCGGAGCTGCTTTCATAGGCAAAGGTCCAATCCGCAGCGCGGCCGCTTCGCAGGGCCGCGAGAGTTACGGCAAGGTTAAGCGCGCCGCTGGGGCAAAGGTCTGTCCTGGCTGTGAGCAAGCTGGGTCCCGGTCGGCGGCTGCCGGCGCGTCTCTTGCTAGAGATCGACCCCGCGCCGGTCGATGGCCCGCCGCCAGATCGAGGCGATATCGGCATGGAAGACCAGGGCCGGGTCGGCCTCGACGTCCCACCAGGACCCGCGCGCGATCTCGGATTCGAGCTGGCCCGGCGCCCAGCCGGCATAGCCCAGGACGAAGCGGAAGTCCTTGGGGCCGCTGCCCTCCAGGATGCGGCGCAGCATCTCGGGATCCCCGGAGACGGCGAAGCCGCCGGGCAGCCTTTGGGAGCTCTCAAGCACGGCATCGTCGCTGTGCAGGAGGAAGCCGCGCCCGGGCTCGACCGGCCCGCCGTAGTGCGCGGCGATCTCGGCATCGGCCGCGTCGATCTCGACGCCCATCTCGTCCAGCAGCACCTGCAGCGGGACCTGGCCCAGGCGGCGATTGATGACCAGGCCCATGGCGCCGCGGCGATCGTGCCGCAGCATGAAGACCACCGTACGGTCGAAGTTGGGATCGCGCAGATCTTCGCGCGCGATCAGGAGCCGGCCCGCCAGGAAGGTTTCCGTTTCGCCTTCCGTGCCTTCGGTCCCCGCGGGATCGGCAGGTCCTGCGGAGGCGATCAGCAACACTGCCAGCAGGCCGAAGGCGTAAAGCCGAGGGCGCAAGCTCGTGAAGATGGTCGAGTTTCGTGTCACCACAGCCTCGCCGTCGGAGCCGTCCGGATTTCCCGGTATGGCCAGGATCGCCAGCTATGCTATCAGAGAACGCGCTCGCCGCGTGGCGCGAATTGCGTCCCACGGCGGACTGCGACTGCGGCAATCCGGGAGCCTGTCCGACAATGCCCCTTGGGGAGACTTTCAAGCGGCCGGTTCGCGGACGCTTTGGATTGCTCTGCGCCGGCCTGGCGTGGATCGGCCTGGCGGGATGCTCCGAGCCTTTCCCGACCGGATCTCCGGCCGCGGTTGATTCCGAGAGCGGGGAGCCGCTGGGCAACCTGATCTCCCTGTGCTACGGCACCGAGATGAACGACGAGGAAGAGATCAAGGCGAGGGCCCAGGAGCTCTGCAAGGGCCGTCTGGTCTTCGTCGGGCAGACCATGTTCTTCAACGATTGTCCGCTGTTGCAGAACACCCGCGTGACCTATCAGTGCCGGCCGCTCCCGCCTGGCGGGGCCGGCGGTCGGCGCAGCGTCCCGCCGTCCTGACCGGGTGTCGCGATGACTCCCAAGCTGCGCCGCTTCTTCGCCGCCTTGCCGCTCGCCCTCTGGGCGGCCCCGGCCCCGGCCTTCGAGGCCTTCGTCTCCGTCGACGACTATATGGCGGCCTCCCGGGAGGCGCGCCGGTCCTTTCTGACAGGGGTCTACGACAGCTTCGGCACGCTTCATGACGCCGGGCTGTTCTCCAGCGAAACCCTGTCGGAGACGGTCGCACGGATCTTGGATTGCACCTCGCCCATGAAGATCGAGGAAATCGAGACGCTCTTCACCGCGCGGTTGGAGCAGGACCGCGGCGACTGGGATTCGGCTGCGGCCTCGCGCTTCATCTTTGCCTTCGACGACTACTGCAAGTAGCCGGTCCGGGTCCATTCCGCGCGCACCTCGCCGTCCGCCTCTCGGGGCAGCCGGCCTTTACGCTCCGCATCGAAGGCGGCCGGGTCGGCGAGGCGGCCGAAGGCCCAGACCGCCATCGCCCGGACCAAGGGCGACGGGTCGTCGAGCAGCCCGCGGGCCGCGGCCGCGAGCTCCCGCGCGCCGCTGTTGCCGATCGCGATCAGGACGTTGCGGAGAAAGCGGTCGCGCCCGGTCCGCTTGATCGGGCTGCCGGCGAAGACCTTGCGGAAGCCGGCGTCGTCCAGCGCGGCCAGGTCGGCGAGCCGGGGCGCGGTCAACTCGGCGCGGGGCAGGAAGGCGGCCTCTGCGCTGCGCCGGGCGAACTTGTTCCAGGGGCAGACCGCCAGGCAGTCGTCGCAGCCGTAGATCCGGTTGCCCAGAGGGACACGGAATTCCTCAGGGATGTGGCCCTTGTGCTCGATGGTCAGGTAGGAGATGCAGCGCCGGGCGTCCAGACGGTAGGGCGCCGGGAAGGCGTCGGTCGGGCAGGCGTCCAGGCAGCGCCGGCAGGAGCCGCAATGGTCGGCCTCGGCCGAGTCTGGGGGCAGTTCGAGTGTCGTGAAGACCTCTCCGAGAAACAGCCAGGAGCCGAAGTCGCGGGACACCAGGTTGCTGTGCTTGCCCTGCCAGCCGACGCCGGCGTTTTCGGCCAGCGGCTTCTCCATCACCGGCGCGGTGTCGACGAAGACCTTGAGCTCGCAGCCCAGGGTCTCGGCCATCCAGCGGCCCAGGGCCTTGAGCCGGCGCTTGAGCAGGTCGTGGTAGTCGCGGCCCCGGGCGTAGACTGAGATGTTGCCGCGCTCTGGCGCGGCCAGCAGGGCGAGCGGGTCACCCGGGGGCGCGTAGTTCGCCGCCAGCACGATCACGCTGCGGGCCTCCGGCCAGAGGATTCGCGGATCGCCACGCCGCGCGGCCGTGTCCGCGAGCCAGCCCATGTCGCCGTGGCAGCCCGCCGCCAGGAAGCCGGCCAGGCCGTCCCGCGCAGCCTCCGAGAGGGCCGCGGGGGCGAAGCCGACCGCATCGAAGCCGAGCGCCAGGGCCTGGTCGCGGATCGCGGCCTTGGGGTCCGGCGGGCTCTTCTCGGTCATGGCGTCCCGCGTCTCCGGTGTCGGCGGCTCGGACTACAGCGGCGGCAGGTCGCCGGCGGCCTGCGCCGCCTCGAACTCGGCGGCGAAGGCCTCCAGGCGGCCCTCGGCGATGGCGGCCCGCAGCCCGGCCATCAGCTCCTGATAATAGGTCAGATTGTGCAGGGTCAGAAGGATCGGCCCCAGCATCTCGCCGGAGCGGATCAGGTGGTGCAAGTAGGCGCGGCTGTACTGGCGCAGCTCCCGGTTCGGGCTCTCCGGGTCCAGGGGCCGCGGGTCGTCTTTGTGCCGGGCGTTGCGCAGGTTGACCACGCCACGCCGGGTGAAGGCCTGGCCGGTCCGGCCGCTGCGGGTCGGCAGGACGCAGTCGAACATGTCGATGCCGCGCTGCACGGCGCGGACGATGTCGTCGGGCTTGCCGACTCCCATCAGGTAGCGCGGCCGGTCCTCGGGTAGGGCCGGGACGGTCTCCTCCAGGACCCTCAGCATGGTCGCCTGGCCTTCGCCGACCGCCAGGCCGCCGACCGCGTAGCCCTGGAAGCCGATCTCGATCAGACCGGCGGCCGATTCCCGGCGCAGCTCCGGATAGACGCTGCCCTGGACGATGCCGAATAGGCCGCGTCCGGGATGGCCGGGAAAGGCCTCCTTGCAGCGCGCCGCCCAGCGCAGCGAGAGGCGCATGGACTCCGCCGCCTCGGCCTCGCCGACCGGGAAGGGCGTGCATTCGTCCAGGACCATGGTGACGTCGACTCCCAGCAGGTCCTGGATCTCCACCGCCCGCTCCGGGGTCAGCTCGTGCGGCTGTCCGTCGACATGGGAGCGAAAGGTGACTCCGTCTTCGGTGATCTTGCGCAGCTCGGCCAGGGACATGACCTGGAAGCCGCCGGAATCGGTCAGGATCGGCCGCGGCCAATTCATGAACTTGTGCAGGCCGCCAAGGCGGGCGATGCGCTCGGCCCCGGGCCGCAGCATCAGGTGATAGGTGTTGGCCAGGACGATCTCGGCACCCGTCGCAGCGACCTCGCCGGGGCGCAGGCCCTTGACCGTGGCCGCGGTGCCGACCGGCATGAAGGCCGGTGTCTCGACAGTGCCGTGGGCGCAGGTCAGGCGGCCGCGCCGGGCCGCGCCGTCCCGGGCCTGGACCGCGTAGCCGAAGGGCGTCTCGGTCATGCCTCCTCCTGGCGGGTCAGCAGGCAGGCGTCGCCGTAGGAGAAGAAGCGGTAGCCTTCGGCCACGGCATGGGCGTAGGCCCGCTTCATGCGCGCGAGCCCGGCGAAGGCGGCGACCAGCATGAAGAGGGTCGAGCGGGGCAGGTGGAAGTTGGTCAAGAGCAGGTCCACAGCCTTGAAGCGGTAGCCGGGCAGGATGAAGAGATCCGTCTCGCCTGAAAAGGCCGGGATGCGGCCGTCCTCCTCCGCCGCGGCCTCCAGGACCCGCAGCGCCGTGGTGCCGGCCGCGACGATGCGGCCGCCCGCGGCCCTGGCTGCGTTGATCGCCTCGGCGGCCTCGGGAGTGATCTCGGCGACCTCGCTGTGCATGCGGTGGTCGCGGGGGTCCTCGGCCTTGACCGGCAGGAAGGTCCCGGCCCCGACGTGCAGGGTAACGGCGACCCGGCGCAGACCGCGCGCCTCCAGAGCCGCCAGCAAGGGTGGGGTGAAGTGCAGGCCGGCGGTCGGCGCCGCGACCGCGCCCTCCCGGGCCGCGAAGACGGTCTGGTAGTCTTCGCGGTCGCGGGCATCCGGGCCGGCCTCACGGTGGATGTAGGGCGGCAGCGGGGCAGCGCCATGGCGGGCGAGGGCCGCCATCAGCTCGGCGTCGGCTCGGTCGAAGGCCAGGGTGACCTCGCCGCCTTCGCCCTTGGCCGCGACCTCGGCGGTAAAGGCCTCCGCCTGCGCCGGCGCGAAGTCGATGCGGTCGCCGGGGCGCAGGCGCTTGGCCGGCCGGGCGAAAGCCCGCCAACGATCGGGCCCCTCGCGCTTGTGCAGGGTCACCTCGATCCGGGCCTCGCCGCGGCGGCCGGTCAGGCGGGCCGGGATCACCTTGGTGTCGTTGACCACCAGCAGGTCGCCAGGCGCCAGGAAGCCCGGCAGCTCGGCGATCCGGCTGTCGGTCAGGCCGTCCCGAACGACCAGGAGCCGCGCGGCCTCCCGCGGCTCGGCGGGGCGTTGCGCGATCAGTTCCTTGGGCAGGTCGAAGTCGAAGTCGTCGGTGCGCATGGCGGCGTCCCTGTCGCCGGAACAGCGGCCGGAGTCAAGCCGCGCGGTCTTTGAACGGCCAAGCGGCGTCGCTCGCAAGCGGACGCGCGGCGGGCGAGCGGGCGCAGGATGAGACTCGGAGGATCGCATCATGAGCCCGAACATCGTCTTCATCATGGCCGACCAGCTCGCCGCGCCGGCCTTGCCAGCCTACGGCCACAGGACCGTCAAGGCGCCCCACATCCAGGGCCTGGCGGAACGGGGCGTGGTCTTCGACGCCGCCTACTGCAACAGCCCGCTCTGCGCGCCTTCGCGCTTCTCGATGCTCTCGGGCCGTCTGCCTTCGGAGATTGGCGCCTTCGACAACGCGGCCGAGTTCCCGGCGACGGTGCCGACCTTCGCCCACATGCTCCGGCTCGGCGGCTACCGCACCGTCCTGTCCGGCAAGATGCACTTCGTCGGGCCGGACCAGCTGCACGGCTTCGAGGAGCGGCTGACCACCGACATCTATCCCGCCGACTTCGGCTGGACCGTCGACTGGGAGCAACCGGAGCGGCGGCTGGACTTCTACCACACCATGCTGAGCGTCGTGGAGGCCGAGGCCTGCCGGCGCAGCCAGCAGATCGATTTCGACGAGGAGGTCGCCTACCAGGCCGAGCGCAAGATCTTCGACCTGGCGCGCGACGGGGACGAGCGGCCCTTTTTCCTGCTGGTCTCCTTCACCCATCCCCACGATCCCTACACCATCGGCCAGGAGCACTGGGACCTCTACCGGCCCGAGGATATCGACCTCCCGTCGGTTCCCGCCCTGGCCCCGGAAGACATGGACCCGCACAGCCGCCGGCTCTATGAGGCCCTCGGCATGGCGGACTACGCCCTGACCGAGGAGCGGATCTTGAAGGCGCGGCGGGCCTACTACGGCGCGATCTCCTACGTCGACGCAAAAGTCGGCCGCCTTCTGGAGACCCTGGAGGCCGCGGGCCTGGCCGAGGACTGCGTCGTCGTCTTCACCGCCGACCACGGCGACATGCTCGGCGAGCGCGGTCTTTGGTACAAGATGTGCTTCTACGAATGGGCGGCGCGGGTCCCCCTGATCCTCGCAGCGCCGGAGCGCTTCGCCCCGCGGCGCGTCGCTCGCCCGGTCTCCCTGATCGATCTCTTTCCGACCTTCAGGGACCTTGGCGGCCTGGACGACCTCGAGCTGCCCGAAGACCTCCCCGGAAACAGCCTGCTGCCACTGCTCGACGGCGGCGCGGGCGGGCCGGCGGCGGTCCATGGCGAGTACCTGGGCGAGGCGGCGGCCGGGCCGCTGGTGATGATCCGGCGGGGCCGGCACAAGTACGTCGTCGGCACCGAAAGCCCGCCCCAGCTCTTCGACCTCGCCGAGGACCCGCAGGAGCTGAGCAACCTCGCCGGGCAGGCGGCCCTCGCCGAGGTCGAGGGCGCCCTCGCGGAGGAGGCGGCGCGGCGCTGGGATCTCGAGGCCCTGCGCGCCGAGGTGATCGCCAACCAGCGCCGGCGCCGCTTCGTGCAGCAGGCAAACCTGATTGGTAAGCACACGCCCTGGGATTTTCAGCCGATCTTCGACGCCAGCGAGAGCTACGCCCGCAACACCCGCGCGATTCTCGGCGAGCTGGAAAACCGGGCCCGCCTGCCCTACCGCGAGACGCCGGCGCCCGACGGGCCGGGGGCTGCCGCTCGCGAATCGTAGCGCAGTCCCAGGCTGAGGCGCGCTTCGGTGACCGCGCCCAGGAAATGGAAGGGGCGGGGCCGGTCCGGAAGGTAGCCCGGCGCGCGCATCAGCAGCAGGTGGCCCGGCGGGGCCGGGACCTCGCGGGCGCCGCTGCCCGCGCGATCGGCGCAGACGAAGAAGGGCGCCGCACCGCAGAGCGTGACCAAGGCGACCAGGCCCCGGTAGCCGAGGTGGTCGCGGTGCGGCGTGATTCCGAAGGAGCCCCGGCGATAGCGCTGGACGATCAGATCGTTGAGCCGGAAGCCCGCTGGATCGTCGAGGCAGGGTGCCGACGACAGGGCCTCGCGGAGCCGGGCCTCGAGCCCCGCGGCCAGGGCGCGAAACACGCTGTCCGGCGGAAAGCTCAGCGCGACGTCGAAGTCCTGCCGCACCGCCGCCTCGCCGCTGCCGACCACCGCCTGGCCGGGGCGGAAGGCGATGTCTTCGGCCGCGGCGCAGAGCCTCGCGCAGTCGGCCGGACCGAGCAGCGGCAGCGAGGCCGCGTCCTCTTCGCCCAGGCGCCGGATCGCCCTGGCCAGGTCGTCCGGCGCCGCCCGAAAGTCGAAGGCCGTCGCCGGGGGGCCGCCCGGCGGCTTCGCGTGCTGCGGATCCCGAGCGGTGCCGGTCACCGGCTTTCCTCCGGCAGCCGCCTGCCGCGGCGCCAGTCCCAGGGGGTGACGAAGCGGCCGCGCCAGAGGCCGTGGTTCTTCGCTTCGGCCTCGCGCTCGAAGGGCAGATAGCGGTCCGAAACTGCGCGGTCGGCCAGGGCCCAGCCGGTGTAGACCATGCCTTCCGAAAGGTCGTAGCCGGCGGCCTGGCAGCGCGCCACCTCCGGGCCCTCGGCCGGCAGCGGCGCGCAGGTCACCGGGATGCCGGCGGTCAGGTCGAGCAGGGCGCTGCGCGCGACCTCGCCGCAGTCGTAGAGCTTCTTCAGCAGGCAGTGCTGGCCGGGCTCGGGGGCGTCGATGGCGTAGAGCCGGAAACGGCGGCCTTCGACCTCGATCAGGTCGCCGGCCAAGACCTCCGGCCGGCCGGTGACCGCTTCCGGGTCCGGCTTCGCGTTCCCGGCGAGGGCCGGGGCGGCGGCCAGAGCCAGGAGCAGGCAAGTCCAGCGGCGCATGGCGGATCCTTTCCCGAGCCGAGTATGGGGCCTGGCCGCCGGGACGCTCAAGCGCGCGCCTTCCTGCTTGACCCCCGATGGCTGGCTTGGGCAGAACGGGGCGTCCCGAGGGAGGATGCTGCCGATGTCAAAAGTGCCCCGCGAGGCCGAGCGTATCGCCGTGATCGGCCTGGGCTACGTCGGCCTGCCGGTCGCGGTGGCCTTCGCCCGCGGTTTCACGGTCGTCGGCTACGACGTCGACGCCGCCCGGGTCGCGGCCCTCGGCCAGGGCGAGGACTGGACCGGCGAGGTCGCCGCGGCCGACCTCGGGGCCCTGACGTCGCTCACGCTGACGGACGATCCTTCAGCCCTCGCGGGCGCGACGGCCTTCATCGTCGCCGTGCCGACCCCGGTCGACGACGACCGGCGGCCGGACCTCGGCGCCCTGCTGCAGGCCTGTGACGACATCGGGCCGGTCCTCTCGCCCGGCAGCCTGGTGGTGATCGAATCGACGGTCTATCCGGGGGTGACCGAGGAGATCTGCGGCCCCCGTCTGGAGGCCGCCTCGGGCCTACGCGCCGGTCGCGACTTCACGCTGGGCTATTCGCCCGAGCGGATCAATCCCGGCGACCGGGAGCGCCGGCTCGAGACCGTCACCAAGGTGGTATCCGGCCAGGACGCGGCAACGCTGGACCGGGTCGCGGCGCTCTACGGCGCGGTGGTCGAGGCCGGCATCCACCGCGCGCCTTCGATCAAGGTGGCCGAGGCCGCCAAGGTGATCGAGAACACCCAGCGCGATCTCAACATCGCGCTGATGAACGAACTGGCGATCATCTTCCACCGCCTCGGCATCCCGACCCGCGACGTGCTCGCGGCCGCCAGAACCAAGTGGAACTTCCTGCCCTTCACGCCCGGCCTGGTCGGCGGCCACTGCATCGGCGTGGACCCCTACTACCTGACCGCCAAGGCCGAGGCCGTCGGCTACCATCCGGAGGTGGTCCTGGCCGGCCGGCGCATCAACGACGGCATGGGCCGCTTCATCGCCCAGGAGCTGCTGCGCCGCCTGGCCCAACGCCCGGGCTCGCTGAGCGACATGCGGGTCGCGATCCTGGGGCTCACCTTCAAGCCGGACGTCCCGGACCTGCGCAACAGCAAGGTGCCCGACATCGTCGCCGAGCTGGCGAGCTTCGGCGTTGCCGCCGCCGTGCAGGATCCCCTGGCGGCGGCGGAGCTCGCCAGGCAGATCTACAGCATCGACCTCCGACCCTGGGAGGCTTTGGCCGGGCTCGACGCCCTGGTCCTGGCGGTGCCGCACCGCGCCTATCTCGAGCGGCCCCCGGCCGAGCTGCTGGCCCCGCTCAAGCCGGACGGCATCGTCCTGGACGTGAAGAGCGCCCTGAACCCTGCGGAAATCCCCGAGGGCCTGTCCTACTGGAGCCTTTGACGGCGCTCCGCGTCAGGACCCGCCGAACCTGGGCAGGCGCTTCTCGCGGAAGGCGGCGACGCCCTCGCGGAAGTCGGCGCTGCCGGCCGCCTCGGCCTGGAGCGCGCGTTCGACGTCGAGCTGCGCGGAGAGGCCGTGGCTGGCACCGGAGTCCAAGGCTTCGCGGATCATCCTGTAGGCCCGGGTCGGGCCCTGGGCCAGGCGGGCGGCCAGGGCCTGGACTTCGTCGGCGAAGCTCTCGTCCGGCACCGCCTTGTAGATCAGGCCCCAGGCGACCGCCTCCTCGGCCGAGAGCGGCTCGGCGAGCAGCATCAGGGCGCGGGTGCGGGCCTCGCCGATCAGCCGGGGCAGGAGCCAGGTGCCGCCGCAGTCGGGGACCAGGCCGATGCGGGTGAAGGCTTCGACGAAGCTGGCCGACTGGGCCGCGACCACGAGGTCGCAGTGCAGGGCGATGTTGGCGCCGGCTCCGGCCGCGATGCCGTTGACCGCGGCGACCGTCGGGACCCGAAGGGCCCGCAGCGCGTCGATCATCGGGTGGTAGAAGGAGTCCAGGGATTCGGCGACGGTCTCGGCCGGGTTGCTGGTCTGGACCACGGCCTCGGTCAGGTCCTGGCCGGAGCAGAAGCCCCGTCCGGCACCGGTCAGAACCAGAACCCGGATCGTCTCGTCCTCGTCAATCTGGCCCAGGGCCACCCGGATCTCGCGCAGCATCGGCCGGGTGATGGGGTTGAGGCGCTCGGGGTCGTTGAGGGTGATGGTCGCGACGCCCTCGCGGGCCTCGAAGCGGATCATCTGGAACTCCATGGCGGGACCTTCCGGTTGGGCTGACCTTGGCAGGGAGCTTATCGCAGCTTTGGCCCCCAGGGCGCAAACCCGGGCGCAGAGGCGCGATCCCTTTGCCGTCCCGGACCGGCTGAACTAGGATCGCGGCGCCTTGCAAGGTGCCAGGGGACGAGCGCGGAGGAGCCGGAATCATGAGCGACGCCTTTCTCGACGCCAAGGGCCTCAAATGCCCGATCCCGGTGCTGCGGGCGCGTCGGGCGATGAAGCCCCTGGCCGCCGGGGATATCCTCGAGGTAGAAGCCACCGATCCAACCTCGGTCCAGGATTTCAAGGCCTTCTGCGAGACTACCGGCGACGAGCTCCTGGAAAGCCGCGAGGACGGCGGTGTCTATTTCTTCAGGATCCGGAAGTCTGGCTAGATCAAACTGCGCTCAATTGGACTCAATTGAGCGCAGATACTTTGATCTATTCCATATAGATAGACCAGCCTGCGTTCGAATGAACGCAGGCTGGTCTAGGACCCGTCGACGAGGCGGTCGCTGCCCCCGAAGCGACGTGCGGGCTGAAATCGAAGACAGTGGAACCGCATTCGCAGGCGGCCCTCGCCGCCTGCTGGCTCCCGGGCTCACGCCGCGTCCCTGTAGCCGACGCGGGCGGCCGGATCGGTGAAGCCGGCGGCCTCGATGTCGGCGAGGACGATGCCCAGGAGATCCTTGCGATCTAGCGTCTTGAGCGAGTCCGCCAGGATCAGGAAGAAGAGGTCGCGCTGGGCGTCGCTGCCGCCCATCTGCCAGAGCAGGCGGCGGCTGGGTAGCAGCAGCTCGACGACGCGCTGGTGCGCGCCCTTGCGGTGGGCGATGGCGGCCTCGGCGGCAGGGATCACCGCCGCCCGGTAGCGCGGCCCGAAGGTGCCCTCATCCTCGGCGGCGAAGACGCGCATGGAGGCGAGCAGGGTCTCGGCCTCGGCAAAACGGCCCGTGGCCGCCAGGATGATCGCGAAGTGGGCGCTGGTGAAGGGGCTGGTGTGGTCCTCCAGCCGGGCCAGGGTCAGCTCGGCCAGCTCATCCCAGCGGTTGCCGACATCGACGCTGCGTAGTTCGAGGCGCAGCAGCAACGAGGCGCCGTTCTGCAGGTCGATGTAGAGGTCGGGCAGGGCCTGGAGCAGCGGATGCTCGCGGTTGCGCACCCAGGCGTCGTAGATCTCCAGCACGGCGTCGTGCTCGCCGCGCTCCAGGTGGAAGAGGCAGCGGTGCCACCAGAGGTGGAGGCACATTTGGTTGGCCTCGGCCCAGTTGTCCTTAAGCCCCTCAAGCCAGGCGATGCCCTCCTCGTGGCGCCCTTGCATGATCATGACGTGGGCCACCGCGTGGGTGCCCCAGACGTCGGTCGGATCGAGCTCGACCGCCCGGCGGCCGAGGCGCTCGGCCGCCTCGTAGCGGTGAGTCTCCTCGAGGTCGAAGGCCCGGCAGGAGAGATAGTCGCCGTAGCCGGGCACCTCGGGGCTCCAGGCCTTCTCGACCCGGC
The genomic region above belongs to Kiloniellales bacterium and contains:
- the queA gene encoding tRNA preQ1(34) S-adenosylmethionine ribosyltransferase-isomerase QueA, with protein sequence MRTDDFDFDLPKELIAQRPAEPREAARLLVVRDGLTDSRIAELPGFLAPGDLLVVNDTKVIPARLTGRRGEARIEVTLHKREGPDRWRAFARPAKRLRPGDRIDFAPAQAEAFTAEVAAKGEGGEVTLAFDRADAELMAALARHGAAPLPPYIHREAGPDARDREDYQTVFAAREGAVAAPTAGLHFTPPLLAALEARGLRRVAVTLHVGAGTFLPVKAEDPRDHRMHSEVAEITPEAAEAINAARAAGGRIVAAGTTALRVLEAAAEEDGRIPAFSGETDLFILPGYRFKAVDLLLTNFHLPRSTLFMLVAAFAGLARMKRAYAHAVAEGYRFFSYGDACLLTRQEEA
- a CDS encoding nucleotide sugar dehydrogenase, which produces MSKVPREAERIAVIGLGYVGLPVAVAFARGFTVVGYDVDAARVAALGQGEDWTGEVAAADLGALTSLTLTDDPSALAGATAFIVAVPTPVDDDRRPDLGALLQACDDIGPVLSPGSLVVIESTVYPGVTEEICGPRLEAASGLRAGRDFTLGYSPERINPGDRERRLETVTKVVSGQDAATLDRVAALYGAVVEAGIHRAPSIKVAEAAKVIENTQRDLNIALMNELAIIFHRLGIPTRDVLAAARTKWNFLPFTPGLVGGHCIGVDPYYLTAKAEAVGYHPEVVLAGRRINDGMGRFIAQELLRRLAQRPGSLSDMRVAILGLTFKPDVPDLRNSKVPDIVAELASFGVAAAVQDPLAAAELARQIYSIDLRPWEALAGLDALVLAVPHRAYLERPPAELLAPLKPDGIVLDVKSALNPAEIPEGLSYWSL
- the queG gene encoding tRNA epoxyqueuosine(34) reductase QueG: MTEKSPPDPKAAIRDQALALGFDAVGFAPAALSEAARDGLAGFLAAGCHGDMGWLADTAARRGDPRILWPEARSVIVLAANYAPPGDPLALLAAPERGNISVYARGRDYHDLLKRRLKALGRWMAETLGCELKVFVDTAPVMEKPLAENAGVGWQGKHSNLVSRDFGSWLFLGEVFTTLELPPDSAEADHCGSCRRCLDACPTDAFPAPYRLDARRCISYLTIEHKGHIPEEFRVPLGNRIYGCDDCLAVCPWNKFARRSAEAAFLPRAELTAPRLADLAALDDAGFRKVFAGSPIKRTGRDRFLRNVLIAIGNSGARELAAAARGLLDDPSPLVRAMAVWAFGRLADPAAFDAERKGRLPREADGEVRAEWTRTGYLQ
- a CDS encoding YqgE/AlgH family protein → MTRNSTIFTSLRPRLYAFGLLAVLLIASAGPADPAGTEGTEGETETFLAGRLLIAREDLRDPNFDRTVVFMLRHDRRGAMGLVINRRLGQVPLQVLLDEMGVEIDAADAEIAAHYGGPVEPGRGFLLHSDDAVLESSQRLPGGFAVSGDPEMLRRILEGSGPKDFRFVLGYAGWAPGQLESEIARGSWWDVEADPALVFHADIASIWRRAIDRRGVDL
- the paaG gene encoding 2-(1,2-epoxy-1,2-dihydrophenyl)acetyl-CoA isomerase PaaG, translating into MEFQMIRFEAREGVATITLNDPERLNPITRPMLREIRVALGQIDEDETIRVLVLTGAGRGFCSGQDLTEAVVQTSNPAETVAESLDSFYHPMIDALRALRVPTVAAVNGIAAGAGANIALHCDLVVAAQSASFVEAFTRIGLVPDCGGTWLLPRLIGEARTRALMLLAEPLSAEEAVAWGLIYKAVPDESFADEVQALAARLAQGPTRAYRMIREALDSGASHGLSAQLDVERALQAEAAGSADFREGVAAFREKRLPRFGGS
- a CDS encoding thermonuclease family protein yields the protein MRRWTCLLLALAAAPALAGNAKPDPEAVTGRPEVLAGDLIEVEGRRFRLYAIDAPEPGQHCLLKKLYDCGEVARSALLDLTAGIPVTCAPLPAEGPEVARCQAAGYDLSEGMVYTGWALADRAVSDRYLPFEREAEAKNHGLWRGRFVTPWDWRRGRRLPEESR
- the betC gene encoding choline-sulfatase, with protein sequence MSPNIVFIMADQLAAPALPAYGHRTVKAPHIQGLAERGVVFDAAYCNSPLCAPSRFSMLSGRLPSEIGAFDNAAEFPATVPTFAHMLRLGGYRTVLSGKMHFVGPDQLHGFEERLTTDIYPADFGWTVDWEQPERRLDFYHTMLSVVEAEACRRSQQIDFDEEVAYQAERKIFDLARDGDERPFFLLVSFTHPHDPYTIGQEHWDLYRPEDIDLPSVPALAPEDMDPHSRRLYEALGMADYALTEERILKARRAYYGAISYVDAKVGRLLETLEAAGLAEDCVVVFTADHGDMLGERGLWYKMCFYEWAARVPLILAAPERFAPRRVARPVSLIDLFPTFRDLGGLDDLELPEDLPGNSLLPLLDGGAGGPAAVHGEYLGEAAAGPLVMIRRGRHKYVVGTESPPQLFDLAEDPQELSNLAGQAALAEVEGALAEEAARRWDLEALRAEVIANQRRRRFVQQANLIGKHTPWDFQPIFDASESYARNTRAILGELENRARLPYRETPAPDGPGAAARES
- a CDS encoding sulfurtransferase TusA family protein; translated protein: MSDAFLDAKGLKCPIPVLRARRAMKPLAAGDILEVEATDPTSVQDFKAFCETTGDELLESREDGGVYFFRIRKSG
- the tgt gene encoding tRNA guanosine(34) transglycosylase Tgt encodes the protein MTETPFGYAVQARDGAARRGRLTCAHGTVETPAFMPVGTAATVKGLRPGEVAATGAEIVLANTYHLMLRPGAERIARLGGLHKFMNWPRPILTDSGGFQVMSLAELRKITEDGVTFRSHVDGQPHELTPERAVEIQDLLGVDVTMVLDECTPFPVGEAEAAESMRLSLRWAARCKEAFPGHPGRGLFGIVQGSVYPELRRESAAGLIEIGFQGYAVGGLAVGEGQATMLRVLEETVPALPEDRPRYLMGVGKPDDIVRAVQRGIDMFDCVLPTRSGRTGQAFTRRGVVNLRNARHKDDPRPLDPESPNRELRQYSRAYLHHLIRSGEMLGPILLTLHNLTYYQELMAGLRAAIAEGRLEAFAAEFEAAQAAGDLPPL